One genomic region from Siniperca chuatsi isolate FFG_IHB_CAS linkage group LG18, ASM2008510v1, whole genome shotgun sequence encodes:
- the LOC122865436 gene encoding cytochrome c oxidase subunit 5B, mitochondrial-like, translating to MAARLLLRSAFRAAKTCRAAPVPALTRGMAAGGIPTDEEQATGLEKIIMKAMKDGADPYSMMKPKEYAGSKADPHLVPSITNKRIVGCVCEEDNTAVVWFWLHDGEAQRCPSCGSHYKLVAHELPH from the exons atgGCTGCAAGGTTACTGCTCCGCTCAGCTTTCAGAGCCGCGAAAACCTGCCGGGCTGCCCCGGTCCCGGCTCTGACCCGCGGCATGGCGGCTGGAG GGATTCCCACTGATGAGGAGCAAGCCACAGGTCTGGAGAAGATCATCATGAAGGCCATGAAGGACGGAGCG GATCCCTACAGCATGATGAAGCCAAAAGAGTACGCTGGCTCCAAGGCCGATCCCCACCTTGTTCCCTCCATCACAAACAAGAGGATTGTGGGATGTGTCT GTGAAGAAGACAACACCGCCGTGGTTTGGTTCTGGCTTCATGATGGCGAGGCCCAGCGCTGCCCGTCCTGTGGTTCCCACTACAAGCTGGTGGCCCATGAGCTCCCCCACTAA